Proteins encoded by one window of Mycolicibacterium sp. ND9-15:
- a CDS encoding heavy metal translocating P-type ATPase gives MGQESAGDARWRSLREPLLVIVTVAALAVGGVLWLIGQRGAADVCWIAGAAAAVVPAVLWVVSALRQGRAGVDVIAVLSLTGTLLVGEYLAGALIAVMLAGGRALEAAAARRASRDLRALLEGAPRFARRRVGAEVGVIPITEVAVGDLLVVGPGETVPVDGRVADALAVLDESVLTGESIQVERRFGEPVRSGVVNAGSSFELRATATAEDSTYAGIVRLAQEARAESAPIVRLADRYAAWFLPLTLLVAGGAWLATGSAVRAVAVLVVATPCPLLLAAPVAIVSGLSRASRHGVVIRSGGALESLGSATTLVLDKTGTLTMGRPVVVGVLTAPGQDAEEVLRLAASVDQMSPHVLAEAIVTEAMTRGLKPSLPTEVAEQAGRGVTGTVDGRHIQVGKLSSELGDADWARAAVNRASLDSAAIAWVCIDGEPAGAVLLRDPLRRHAPRTVRRLRSAGLNRLVMLTGDRAEPAREVATVLGLDEVYAHQTPADKVAAVQDEKRRAVTVMVGDGINDAPALAAATVGVAMGARGATASSEAADIVLTTDRLDRLADAMDIARWSRRIAVQSAVVGMALSLAAMVIAALGWLPPAAGALLQEGIDVAVILNALRALRGNPDVEVELPAETEDMLRRFAAEHDELRDTVDLLRDAADQLVAGADPTAMEAVMRANTFLEDRILPHEEAEEFGLYPALASPLGSGEATATMSRTHAEIRRLSDRIGAHVELARAGNGIQPEQRDDLLACLYGLHAVLRLHFLQEEENYFTLAEDGLATAAAEDDSENRCGSGE, from the coding sequence GTTGGCGATCGCTGCGCGAACCGCTCCTGGTGATAGTGACCGTTGCCGCGTTGGCGGTCGGCGGCGTGCTGTGGCTGATCGGACAGCGCGGGGCGGCCGACGTCTGCTGGATCGCGGGCGCCGCCGCCGCCGTGGTTCCCGCGGTGCTGTGGGTGGTCTCGGCGCTGCGACAGGGACGCGCCGGTGTCGATGTGATCGCGGTGCTGTCGTTGACGGGCACTCTGCTCGTCGGCGAGTATCTCGCCGGCGCGCTGATCGCGGTGATGCTGGCGGGCGGGCGAGCCCTCGAAGCCGCCGCGGCGCGTCGCGCCTCCCGTGATCTGCGCGCGCTGCTCGAGGGTGCTCCGCGGTTCGCACGGCGGCGGGTCGGCGCGGAGGTCGGCGTCATCCCGATCACCGAGGTCGCGGTCGGCGACCTCTTGGTGGTCGGCCCGGGCGAGACCGTGCCCGTCGACGGACGCGTCGCCGACGCATTGGCGGTACTGGACGAATCCGTCCTCACCGGTGAATCCATCCAGGTGGAACGTCGCTTCGGCGAGCCGGTTCGCAGCGGCGTGGTCAACGCCGGCAGTTCGTTCGAGCTTCGTGCGACAGCGACGGCGGAGGACAGCACCTATGCGGGCATCGTGCGCCTGGCCCAAGAAGCGCGCGCGGAGAGCGCGCCGATCGTGCGGTTGGCCGACCGGTACGCGGCATGGTTCCTGCCGTTGACGCTCCTCGTCGCCGGCGGCGCCTGGTTGGCGACCGGGTCGGCGGTGCGGGCGGTCGCCGTCTTGGTGGTGGCCACCCCCTGTCCACTGCTACTCGCGGCGCCGGTGGCGATCGTCTCGGGCTTGTCGCGCGCGTCCCGCCACGGCGTGGTGATCCGCAGTGGCGGCGCGCTCGAGTCGCTGGGAAGTGCGACCACCTTGGTCTTGGACAAAACCGGCACACTGACGATGGGCCGCCCCGTCGTGGTGGGCGTGCTGACCGCACCTGGCCAAGACGCCGAGGAGGTGCTCCGGTTGGCGGCATCGGTGGACCAGATGTCGCCGCACGTGCTGGCCGAAGCGATCGTCACCGAAGCGATGACCCGCGGCCTGAAGCCCTCGCTGCCAACGGAAGTGGCGGAACAGGCCGGCCGCGGCGTCACCGGCACCGTCGACGGTCGTCACATCCAGGTGGGGAAGCTGTCAAGTGAGCTCGGTGACGCCGATTGGGCCCGAGCAGCGGTGAACCGGGCGAGCCTCGATTCGGCGGCGATCGCGTGGGTCTGCATCGACGGCGAGCCCGCCGGAGCGGTGTTGCTGCGGGATCCGTTGCGCCGCCATGCCCCTCGCACGGTGCGCCGACTGCGGTCGGCTGGGCTGAACCGCCTGGTGATGCTGACCGGCGACCGCGCCGAACCCGCACGCGAAGTCGCCACCGTGCTCGGACTGGACGAGGTCTACGCCCACCAGACCCCGGCCGACAAGGTCGCCGCCGTGCAAGATGAGAAACGACGGGCCGTCACCGTGATGGTGGGCGACGGCATCAATGATGCACCGGCGCTGGCGGCCGCGACGGTCGGTGTCGCGATGGGCGCCCGTGGCGCGACCGCGTCTTCGGAGGCCGCCGACATCGTATTGACCACGGACCGTCTCGATCGGCTCGCCGACGCAATGGACATCGCCAGGTGGTCGCGTCGGATCGCCGTGCAGAGTGCGGTGGTCGGCATGGCACTGTCGTTGGCGGCCATGGTGATCGCCGCCTTGGGCTGGCTGCCTCCGGCCGCTGGCGCGCTGCTGCAGGAGGGCATCGACGTGGCCGTCATCCTCAACGCACTGCGGGCACTGCGCGGCAACCCCGACGTCGAGGTCGAGCTGCCGGCCGAGACTGAGGACATGTTGCGGCGGTTCGCGGCCGAACACGACGAACTGCGCGACACCGTCGACCTCCTGCGCGACGCAGCAGACCAATTGGTCGCAGGGGCAGACCCGACCGCCATGGAGGCGGTGATGCGTGCGAATACGTTTCTCGAAGACCGGATCCTGCCGCATGAGGAGGCCGAGGAATTCGGGCTCTACCCCGCGCTGGCCAGTCCGCTCGGGAGTGGTGAAGCCACGGCGACCATGAGCAGGACGCACGCTGAGATTCGCCGGCTGTCCGACCGAATCGGCGCCCATGTCGAACTCGCCCGGGCCGGCAACGGCATACAACCCGAACAGCGCGATGACCTCCTTGCGTGCCTGTACGGCCTGCACGCCGTATTGCGGCTGCACTTTCTGCAGGAAGAGGAGAACTACTTCACGCTCGCCGAGGACGGACTTGCGACGGCTGCAGCAGAAGATGATAGCGAGAACCGTTGCGGATCAGGCGAATGA
- a CDS encoding DUF2231 domain-containing protein: MTVIAGLPAHVLFIHFMVALVPLTAVLEMLCAVWPAARRRLVWLVLTLAVVTLVLTPLTVEAGQWLYDREENPGEILQTHAERGEWMIYFSVAMALVAVALAVLPRFDGRSDRRRTVVRVATMLIALVVGISSIVTVVRIGDSGARAVWGDELTEADS; encoded by the coding sequence GTGACCGTAATCGCAGGCTTGCCTGCGCATGTTCTGTTCATCCATTTCATGGTGGCCTTGGTGCCGCTCACGGCCGTGCTCGAAATGCTGTGCGCTGTCTGGCCGGCGGCGCGCCGACGGCTTGTCTGGCTCGTCCTGACCCTCGCCGTCGTCACCCTGGTGCTGACACCGCTGACCGTCGAGGCGGGCCAGTGGCTGTACGACCGCGAAGAGAACCCCGGAGAGATCCTGCAGACGCACGCCGAGCGTGGTGAATGGATGATCTACTTCTCGGTCGCGATGGCTCTCGTTGCCGTCGCACTGGCGGTCCTCCCCAGGTTCGATGGACGGTCTGATCGGCGCCGCACGGTGGTCCGCGTTGCGACGATGTTGATAGCCCTCGTGGTCGGCATCTCGTCGATCGTCACGGTGGTGCGCATCGGTGATTCAGGCGCACGGGCGGTATGGGGCGATGAGCTGACCGAAGCCGACAGCTGA
- a CDS encoding DUF5709 domain-containing protein: protein MTSSYGTGPASGQYDEDDENQLSSEDTLIDRGTDDLLDEGYSPPERPWGRGAFGPSESMDQLLAEEEPDPISRLNVLLDDAEQQRSDAAEREAEFPRHDEVGRTRAGRLLAPDMGFGEDDEAELIADDVGISGGAASAEEAAMHIIEDEEEDELTD, encoded by the coding sequence ATGACCAGCTCATACGGGACGGGCCCGGCGTCGGGCCAGTACGACGAGGACGACGAGAACCAGCTTTCGTCCGAGGACACCCTTATCGACCGCGGCACCGACGACCTCCTCGACGAGGGCTATTCCCCGCCCGAGCGTCCCTGGGGGCGAGGCGCTTTCGGCCCGTCCGAGAGCATGGACCAACTCCTTGCAGAGGAAGAGCCAGATCCAATCTCGAGGCTGAATGTGTTGCTGGACGACGCCGAGCAGCAGCGCTCCGATGCTGCCGAGCGCGAGGCGGAGTTTCCCCGGCATGATGAGGTCGGTCGCACGCGGGCAGGCCGGCTGCTCGCACCCGACATGGGCTTCGGCGAAGACGACGAAGCGGAACTGATCGCCGACGATGTCGGTATCAGCGGCGGTGCCGCTTCTGCAGAGGAAGCCGCGATGCACATCATCGAAGACGAGGAAGAAGACGAACTCACCGACTGA
- a CDS encoding hemerythrin domain-containing protein produces the protein MPLIRDYIAEHAHVLNLGGEAVRAIDRGDIESARHLLAEMGEELRSHWQGEENGLFKVMARDEMVAEHIDPLIREHRELNEFLADVDVARPHHQAAVRDAVEDLWEHTRKEEDGIFPAALTMLDGDEWNSAIEAWHEAHPDREMVKWSV, from the coding sequence ATGCCGTTGATCCGTGACTACATCGCCGAGCACGCCCATGTACTCAATCTCGGCGGTGAAGCCGTCCGTGCGATTGACCGCGGCGACATCGAATCCGCGCGCCACCTCCTCGCCGAAATGGGTGAGGAACTGAGATCGCACTGGCAAGGCGAAGAGAACGGACTGTTCAAGGTGATGGCGCGCGACGAGATGGTCGCCGAGCACATCGATCCGCTGATTCGCGAGCACCGCGAACTGAACGAGTTTCTCGCCGATGTGGACGTGGCCCGCCCACATCATCAGGCCGCGGTCCGTGACGCGGTCGAAGACCTCTGGGAGCACACCAGGAAAGAGGAAGACGGCATCTTTCCGGCCGCGCTCACCATGCTGGACGGTGACGAGTGGAACTCCGCGATCGAGGCGTGGCACGAGGCCCATCCCGACCGGGAGATGGTCAAGTGGAGTGTGTGA
- a CDS encoding cation-transporting P-type ATPase translates to MDALSAERGSSAMQDAAEEPWHVLTPELVLNRLDCGIDGLSTEEVHRRRELYGPNELAAAKRQNPVLRFIRQFHNVLLYVMSGAAVITAILQHWVDTAVLFAAVVINAVIAFLQEGKAEAAMEAIRRMLSPHATVIREGRTVDIDAADVVPGDVIRLASGDRVPADVRLLSTDGLLIDESALTGESVPVEKSTLAVPADAPVGDRVGMAYSGTLVVHGQGTGIVVGTGSDTELGRINRMLAGIAVSSTPLLRQIDKFGRLLAAVILLLAAGTFVLGVLARGHAPSEMFMMVVALAASAIPEGLPAIMTVTLAIGVQRMSRRHAIVRRLPAVEALGSVTVICSDKTGTLTSNEMTVQRVVCGGHEFDVGGVGYAPVGDITVDGRIIDPVRYPVLEATVRAGVLCNDSSLRQEDDAWTITGDPTEAALLVLGEKLGMPYAHTESRCPRTDSVPFESEIRMMGTLHSEGDDEPLVLVKGAPERVIALCDRQRDPHGDHPLEQTYWQRMAAEIAAQGLRVLALAQRRGHQRVPGQLTLDDLDGGYTLLGLVGIIDPLRPEALTAVRECHRAGIKVKMITGDHAATAREIGAQLGIGVGKPAVTGVELAEMDDARLRTVAKDCDVFARASPEHKLRLVRALQSDGEVVAMTGDGVNDAPALKRADIGVAMGDRGTEAAKESSDIVLADDNFATIAAAVAEGRTVYDNIRKFILFMLPTNGGEALVVIAAILFELTLPLTPAQVLWINLVTSATLGLALAFEPPEHDVMDRRPRPPNENLLSRHFLWRVGLVSVLMAGGALSMFLWELRQGTSVETARTMAVNAIVVAEMFYLLNNRFLLEPVLNRVGLFGNRIAFATVVACVALTALFTYTPAMNAVFGSAPLTWVDWLKAAGVGAAVFSAVELEKLVVRRYRGRRTQALAAVTHST, encoded by the coding sequence ATGGATGCGCTGTCCGCCGAACGCGGAAGTAGCGCGATGCAGGACGCGGCCGAAGAACCGTGGCATGTGCTGACGCCCGAGTTGGTGCTGAACCGGCTCGACTGCGGCATCGACGGGTTGAGCACCGAGGAGGTGCACCGCCGCCGGGAGCTGTACGGCCCGAACGAACTGGCCGCCGCCAAACGGCAGAACCCGGTGCTGAGGTTCATCAGGCAGTTCCACAACGTGCTGCTCTACGTCATGTCCGGGGCCGCGGTGATCACCGCGATCCTGCAGCACTGGGTCGATACCGCGGTACTTTTCGCGGCCGTGGTCATCAACGCCGTCATCGCCTTCTTGCAGGAAGGTAAGGCGGAAGCGGCCATGGAGGCGATCCGCCGGATGCTGTCCCCGCACGCCACGGTGATTCGCGAGGGCCGCACGGTCGACATCGACGCCGCGGATGTGGTGCCCGGCGACGTCATCCGGTTGGCGTCAGGGGATCGCGTCCCGGCCGACGTCCGGCTGTTGTCGACCGACGGTCTGTTGATCGACGAGTCGGCGCTCACCGGTGAGTCGGTTCCGGTCGAGAAGTCGACTCTGGCGGTGCCCGCCGACGCTCCGGTGGGCGACCGGGTGGGTATGGCGTATTCCGGCACCCTGGTCGTACACGGTCAGGGCACCGGCATCGTGGTCGGCACTGGCAGCGACACCGAGTTGGGGCGTATCAACCGGATGCTCGCGGGGATTGCGGTTTCGAGCACTCCGCTGCTGCGTCAGATCGACAAGTTCGGCCGCTTGCTGGCGGCGGTGATCCTGCTGCTGGCGGCGGGGACGTTTGTACTCGGTGTGCTGGCGCGCGGCCATGCGCCGTCGGAGATGTTCATGATGGTCGTCGCGCTGGCCGCCTCCGCCATTCCCGAAGGGCTGCCGGCCATCATGACCGTGACGTTGGCGATCGGCGTGCAGCGGATGTCGCGACGGCATGCAATCGTTCGTCGCCTGCCCGCCGTCGAGGCGCTCGGTTCGGTGACGGTGATCTGTTCGGATAAGACCGGCACTCTGACGAGCAACGAGATGACCGTGCAGCGGGTCGTGTGCGGCGGCCACGAGTTCGACGTCGGCGGGGTGGGCTACGCGCCCGTCGGCGATATCACGGTCGACGGCAGGATCATCGATCCGGTGCGCTATCCGGTGTTGGAGGCCACGGTTCGTGCGGGCGTGCTGTGCAATGACTCCAGCCTGCGGCAGGAGGACGACGCCTGGACGATCACCGGAGACCCGACCGAAGCCGCCCTGCTGGTACTCGGAGAGAAACTCGGCATGCCCTACGCTCATACCGAATCCCGTTGTCCCCGAACGGATTCCGTACCGTTCGAGTCCGAGATTCGGATGATGGGCACTCTTCATTCGGAGGGTGACGACGAGCCGCTGGTACTGGTGAAGGGGGCGCCGGAACGGGTGATAGCGCTGTGCGACCGGCAACGCGACCCGCACGGTGACCATCCCCTCGAGCAGACGTATTGGCAGCGCATGGCGGCCGAAATCGCCGCGCAGGGGCTGCGGGTGCTGGCGTTGGCGCAGCGGCGGGGGCACCAGCGGGTACCCGGCCAGCTGACGCTGGACGACCTCGACGGCGGGTACACCCTGTTGGGTCTGGTGGGCATCATCGACCCGCTGCGGCCCGAGGCGCTCACCGCGGTCCGCGAGTGCCACCGCGCCGGGATCAAGGTGAAGATGATCACCGGCGACCATGCCGCCACCGCACGTGAGATCGGAGCGCAACTGGGCATCGGCGTCGGCAAGCCGGCGGTCACCGGTGTCGAGCTTGCTGAGATGGACGACGCCAGATTACGCACTGTCGCCAAGGATTGCGACGTGTTCGCGCGAGCCAGCCCGGAGCACAAACTGCGCCTCGTGCGTGCGCTGCAGTCCGACGGCGAGGTCGTCGCGATGACCGGCGACGGCGTCAACGATGCGCCCGCGCTCAAACGCGCCGACATCGGCGTTGCGATGGGTGATCGGGGCACCGAAGCCGCCAAAGAGTCCTCGGACATCGTGCTGGCCGACGACAACTTCGCCACGATCGCCGCGGCGGTAGCCGAGGGCCGGACGGTCTACGACAACATCCGCAAGTTCATCTTGTTCATGCTTCCCACCAACGGTGGCGAGGCGTTGGTGGTGATCGCCGCGATCCTGTTCGAGCTGACCCTGCCGCTGACCCCGGCCCAGGTGCTCTGGATCAACCTGGTCACCTCCGCGACGCTGGGGCTGGCGCTGGCATTCGAACCCCCCGAGCACGATGTGATGGATCGGCGGCCGCGGCCGCCGAACGAGAACCTGTTGTCGCGCCACTTCCTATGGCGGGTGGGGCTGGTCTCGGTGCTGATGGCAGGCGGCGCACTGAGCATGTTCCTGTGGGAGTTGCGGCAGGGCACCAGCGTCGAGACCGCGCGCACGATGGCGGTCAACGCGATCGTCGTGGCGGAGATGTTCTATCTACTCAACAATCGGTTCCTGCTGGAGCCGGTGCTCAACCGCGTGGGGCTCTTCGGCAACCGGATCGCATTCGCGACGGTCGTGGCGTGCGTTGCGCTGACGGCACTGTTCACGTACACGCCGGCGATGAACGCGGTGTTCGGCTCCGCACCACTGACCTGGGTGGACTGGCTGAAAGCGGCAGGGGTCGGCGCGGCGGTCTTCTCAGCGGTGGAACTGGAGAAGCTGGTGGTTCGCCGATACCGTGGCCGCCGAACTCAGGCCCTGGCGGCCGTCACACACTCCACTTGA
- a CDS encoding TIGR03085 family metal-binding protein — protein MTAAQRERAALVETMRAVGPDAPTLCGDWTTRDLAAHLVVRERRLDAAPGIAIPALAGYTDKVQQRTANNTEWSELLDKVGSGPPLFSPFKLLDPVANMGEMFIHHEDVRRAQPDWQPRPLDDETVSALTRPLPVMARLTLGKVPGRLTLRTPQGKVLATVGKGPAVTVTGEPQELLLFVSGRDAVEVEFDGDAQVVEAARNNRRGL, from the coding sequence ATGACTGCCGCCCAGCGTGAACGCGCCGCACTCGTCGAAACCATGCGCGCCGTCGGACCCGATGCACCGACCCTCTGCGGCGACTGGACCACCCGCGATCTCGCCGCCCATCTCGTCGTGCGCGAACGCAGGCTCGACGCCGCTCCCGGTATCGCGATCCCCGCATTGGCCGGTTACACCGACAAGGTCCAGCAGCGGACGGCGAACAACACCGAGTGGTCCGAGCTGCTCGACAAGGTCGGCTCTGGCCCGCCACTGTTCTCGCCGTTCAAGCTGCTCGACCCGGTGGCGAACATGGGCGAGATGTTCATCCACCACGAGGATGTCCGGCGCGCCCAACCCGATTGGCAGCCACGGCCACTCGATGACGAGACGGTGTCCGCGCTGACCCGTCCGCTGCCCGTGATGGCTCGCCTGACGCTGGGCAAGGTTCCCGGCCGGCTCACCCTGCGCACCCCGCAGGGCAAGGTGCTCGCCACGGTCGGGAAGGGCCCGGCCGTGACCGTCACCGGGGAACCACAGGAGTTGCTGCTGTTCGTCTCGGGTCGCGACGCCGTCGAGGTCGAATTCGACGGGGATGCACAGGTCGTCGAGGCGGCACGGAACAACCGTCGGGGGCTCTAA
- a CDS encoding LLM class F420-dependent oxidoreductase — MSSPVDFRVFVEPQQGASYADQLAVARAAEDLEFSAFFRSDHYLAMSGDGLPGPTDSWVTLAGIARETSTLRLGTMVTSATFRYPGPLAVSVAQVDEMSGGRVEFGIGAGWFEAEHQAYAIPFPSLGERFDRLTEQLEIITGLWTTAQGQTFDHSGRHYTVVGSPGLPKPAQSPHPPIIIGGQGAKRTPALAAKFAAEFNVPFVPLDTVKTQFERVGKAVSETGRSADSMTYSAAFVLCAGRDDAEIARRAAAIGREVDELRSNSPTVGTPTEIADRLGPFLEAGVQRVYLQVLDMSDLAHLEFFAHEVVRQLG; from the coding sequence GTGAGTTCACCGGTTGATTTCCGCGTTTTCGTCGAACCGCAGCAGGGCGCCTCCTACGCCGACCAACTCGCCGTCGCACGCGCAGCAGAGGATCTGGAATTCTCGGCGTTCTTCCGATCCGACCACTACCTCGCGATGAGCGGGGACGGCCTGCCCGGCCCGACCGACTCCTGGGTCACGCTGGCCGGCATCGCGCGCGAGACGTCCACGCTCCGCCTCGGCACGATGGTCACCTCCGCGACTTTCCGGTATCCGGGGCCGCTGGCGGTATCCGTTGCCCAGGTCGACGAGATGAGCGGGGGCCGCGTGGAATTCGGCATCGGTGCCGGCTGGTTCGAAGCCGAGCATCAGGCGTACGCGATTCCGTTCCCATCGCTCGGCGAACGCTTCGACCGACTCACCGAACAGCTCGAGATCATCACGGGTCTGTGGACGACGGCACAGGGCCAGACCTTCGACCACTCCGGTCGGCACTACACCGTCGTCGGCTCGCCCGGGCTGCCCAAGCCCGCGCAGTCGCCGCACCCGCCGATCATCATCGGCGGGCAGGGGGCCAAGCGGACGCCGGCGCTGGCGGCGAAGTTCGCTGCCGAGTTCAACGTGCCGTTCGTGCCGCTGGACACGGTCAAAACGCAGTTCGAGCGCGTCGGCAAGGCCGTCTCGGAGACCGGGCGGTCCGCCGATTCGATGACGTATTCCGCGGCCTTCGTACTGTGCGCGGGACGCGACGACGCGGAGATCGCCCGCCGGGCGGCGGCGATTGGGCGCGAGGTCGACGAACTGCGCAGCAACTCCCCGACCGTCGGCACACCCACCGAGATCGCCGACCGCCTGGGCCCGTTCCTCGAGGCCGGTGTGCAGCGCGTATACCTGCAGGTTCTCGATATGTCCGACCTCGCGCACCTGGAGTTCTTCGCTCACGAGGTGGTCCGGCAACTCGGCTGA
- a CDS encoding dynamin-like GTPase family protein, whose amino-acid sequence MSTSDQVRAILGGTIRAYQADPAYRHRPDVHNELERIGGRLNQPIRIALAGTLKAGKSTLVNALVGEDIAPTDATEATRIVTWFRHGPTPKVTANHRGGRRSNVPIGRDPDEGGLTFDFASLDPEDIVDLDVEWPAAELIDTTIIDTPGTSSLSPDVSERTLRLLVPDDGVPRVDAVVFLLRTLNAADVALLKQIGELVGGSTGALGVIGVASRADEIGAGRIDAMLSARDVATRFTAEMERTGTCQAVVPVSGLLALTARTLRQSEFVALEKLAGVDAAELTKAMLSVDRFVREDGDSAALPVDAATRAALLDRFGMFGIRISIAVLRAGVSDSVALADELLERSGLVALRDVIDQQFAQRSDLLKAHTALLSLRRFVQHNPIYATPYILADIDPLLADTHAFEELRLLSQLRSRPTTLNDDEMASLRRIIGGSGTDAASRLGLQPDNPHDGPRAAFAAAQRWRRRAEHPLNDPFTTRACRAAVRSAEALVAEYAARGQSDRGR is encoded by the coding sequence ATGAGCACGAGCGATCAGGTGCGCGCAATCCTGGGTGGGACCATCCGGGCGTACCAGGCCGACCCCGCTTATCGTCACCGCCCCGACGTGCACAACGAGCTGGAGCGCATCGGCGGCCGGCTCAACCAACCGATCCGTATCGCGCTCGCGGGCACTCTCAAAGCGGGTAAGTCGACCCTGGTGAATGCGCTTGTGGGCGAGGACATTGCGCCGACGGACGCCACGGAGGCCACCCGGATCGTGACGTGGTTCCGGCATGGCCCCACCCCGAAGGTGACCGCGAACCACCGCGGCGGCAGGCGGTCCAATGTGCCGATCGGGCGCGACCCCGACGAGGGCGGGCTCACCTTCGACTTCGCGAGCCTGGACCCCGAGGACATCGTCGACCTCGACGTCGAGTGGCCCGCCGCAGAGCTGATCGACACCACGATCATCGACACCCCGGGCACATCGTCGCTGTCCCCTGACGTCTCGGAGCGCACCCTGCGCTTGCTCGTGCCCGACGACGGGGTGCCGCGGGTTGATGCGGTGGTTTTCCTGTTGCGCACGCTGAATGCCGCCGACGTCGCGCTGCTCAAGCAGATCGGGGAGTTGGTGGGCGGGTCGACGGGGGCGTTGGGCGTCATCGGGGTGGCTTCCCGCGCCGATGAGATCGGTGCGGGGCGGATCGACGCGATGCTGTCGGCCAGGGACGTCGCGACCCGATTCACGGCCGAGATGGAGCGGACCGGCACGTGTCAGGCGGTGGTACCGGTGTCGGGGCTGCTGGCGTTGACGGCACGGACACTGCGGCAGAGCGAGTTCGTCGCGCTCGAGAAACTCGCCGGAGTGGACGCCGCCGAGCTGACCAAGGCGATGTTGTCGGTGGACCGATTCGTTCGCGAGGACGGAGACAGCGCCGCGCTCCCCGTCGACGCGGCGACCAGGGCGGCACTGCTGGACCGGTTCGGCATGTTCGGAATCCGCATCTCGATCGCGGTGTTGCGCGCCGGTGTCAGCGACTCGGTGGCGCTGGCCGACGAGTTGTTGGAGCGCAGCGGGCTGGTGGCGTTGCGAGACGTCATCGACCAGCAGTTCGCGCAGCGCTCGGACCTGCTCAAGGCGCACACCGCGCTGCTGTCACTGCGCCGGTTCGTGCAGCACAACCCGATCTACGCCACGCCCTACATCCTGGCCGACATCGACCCGCTGCTGGCCGACACGCACGCCTTCGAAGAGCTCCGGCTGCTGAGCCAATTGCGTTCGCGGCCAACGACTTTGAACGATGACGAGATGGCGTCGCTGCGCCGGATCATCGGCGGTTCGGGTACCGACGCGGCCAGCAGGCTGGGCCTGCAACCGGACAATCCCCACGATGGGCCACGCGCGGCATTCGCCGCGGCTCAGCGCTGGCGCCGACGGGCCGAGCATCCGTTGAACGACCCGTTCACCACCCGCGCGTGCCGGGCGGCGGTGCGTAGCGCCGAAGCGCTGGTCGCCGAGTACGCGGCGCGCGGCCAATCGGACAGGGGCCGCTGA